A part of Funiculus sociatus GB2-C1 genomic DNA contains:
- a CDS encoding pentapeptide repeat-containing protein, whose protein sequence is MKREILTVAALLMPYYWAMPVKADNPEHVQRLMATNQCEFCDLSGASFTGSDLSNAKLKGANLANANLSGVILANTDFTGANLANANLSNAVLNGANISGANLQFADLQNASLLGAIAREKAELAGANLKGTIMPDGRIHN, encoded by the coding sequence ATGAAACGAGAAATACTAACTGTAGCTGCGTTGTTGATGCCTTACTATTGGGCGATGCCCGTTAAGGCGGATAATCCAGAACACGTTCAACGGTTAATGGCGACGAATCAATGTGAATTTTGCGACTTGAGTGGCGCTAGCTTTACAGGGAGTGACCTGAGCAATGCTAAGCTCAAAGGTGCCAATTTAGCTAACGCCAACTTAAGCGGTGTGATTCTGGCAAATACCGACTTCACGGGAGCTAATTTGGCTAATGCTAACTTGAGCAATGCGGTTCTCAATGGTGCTAACATCAGCGGTGCAAATCTGCAATTCGCCGATTTGCAAAATGCAAGTCTTTTAGGAGCGATCGCTAGAGAAAAAGCAGAGTTGGCGGGTGCTAACCTCAAGGGTACAATTATGCCTGATGGCAGAATCCACAACTAG
- the pyk gene encoding pyruvate kinase, whose protein sequence is MQLRNFLRRTKIVATIGPATSRPEVLRDLIEAGATTLRLNFSHGTHEDHQRSIRLIRQTAFELNQPVGILQDLQGPKIRLGRFENGSIVLRNGDHFILTSKPIAGSQEISSVTYEPLADEVPCGATILLDDGKVEMVVEKIDRTSRELHCRVVVGGTLSNNKGVNFPGVYLSIKALTDKDRKDLMFGLDQGVDWVALSFVRNPQDVLEIKELISNAGKQVPVIVKIEKHEAIEQMEAILSLSDGVMVARGDLGVELPAEDVPILQKRLIATSNQLGIPVITATQMLDSMVNNPRPTRAEVSDVANAILDGTDAVMLSNETAVGKYPIEAVQTMAAIAVRIEQEKIAPNVKGTTRSITNAISQAVGQIAEQLGAAAIMSLTKSGATARNVSKFRPEKPILAITPHVDVARQLQLVWGVKPLLVLELPSAGQTFHAAINVALEKQMLIEGDLVVMTAGTLQGVSGSTDLIKVEVVTSVLGKGIGIGQGAVSGRARVAHTAREIGNFNHGEILVVPRTNADFVDVIRKASGIITEDESLASHAAVIGLRLGVPVIVGVKKATEIIRDGAILTLDMQRGLIYSGAMGVNSANSVLPV, encoded by the coding sequence ATGCAACTGCGAAATTTCCTGCGCCGGACAAAAATTGTTGCTACGATTGGCCCCGCTACCAGTCGTCCAGAAGTCCTACGCGATTTAATTGAAGCGGGTGCGACTACTTTGCGCCTCAACTTTTCCCACGGCACCCATGAAGACCATCAGCGTAGCATTCGCCTGATTCGCCAGACAGCTTTTGAACTAAATCAGCCAGTCGGCATTTTGCAAGATTTGCAAGGGCCGAAAATTCGTCTGGGACGGTTTGAAAATGGGTCTATAGTTTTAAGGAACGGCGATCATTTCATTCTAACTAGCAAACCAATCGCAGGCTCCCAGGAAATTAGCTCTGTCACCTACGAACCTCTGGCCGATGAAGTCCCCTGTGGTGCCACGATTCTGCTTGATGACGGCAAAGTTGAAATGGTCGTGGAAAAGATAGACCGCACTTCACGGGAATTGCATTGTCGCGTCGTCGTAGGGGGAACTCTCTCCAACAACAAAGGCGTGAATTTCCCAGGTGTCTACCTGTCAATTAAGGCGCTTACTGACAAAGACCGTAAAGACTTAATGTTTGGTCTTGACCAGGGCGTTGACTGGGTAGCGCTGAGTTTTGTCCGCAACCCCCAGGATGTGCTGGAAATCAAAGAGCTAATTTCCAATGCTGGTAAGCAAGTGCCAGTGATTGTCAAAATTGAAAAGCACGAAGCCATCGAGCAAATGGAGGCGATTCTTTCCCTCTCTGATGGCGTTATGGTGGCTCGCGGTGACTTGGGCGTGGAATTGCCTGCGGAAGATGTCCCGATTTTACAAAAGCGTCTGATTGCCACCTCGAACCAGCTGGGCATTCCCGTGATTACGGCGACTCAGATGTTGGACAGCATGGTGAACAATCCCCGCCCAACCAGGGCTGAAGTTTCCGACGTGGCGAATGCCATTCTTGACGGTACCGATGCGGTAATGCTGTCGAATGAGACTGCTGTCGGTAAATACCCCATCGAAGCTGTGCAGACGATGGCAGCAATTGCCGTGCGGATTGAGCAGGAAAAAATCGCCCCGAATGTCAAAGGCACCACCCGCTCTATCACTAATGCTATTAGTCAGGCTGTCGGTCAGATTGCCGAACAGTTGGGGGCGGCGGCGATTATGTCGCTTACGAAAAGCGGCGCTACTGCCAGAAATGTTTCCAAGTTCCGACCAGAAAAACCGATTTTGGCAATAACTCCCCATGTGGATGTAGCGCGACAATTGCAGCTGGTGTGGGGCGTGAAACCCCTACTGGTGCTGGAGTTGCCTTCAGCTGGTCAGACGTTCCATGCGGCAATCAATGTGGCTCTAGAGAAGCAGATGCTGATTGAGGGCGATTTGGTGGTGATGACCGCCGGAACGCTGCAAGGCGTATCTGGCTCCACCGACTTAATTAAGGTTGAGGTGGTGACTTCGGTTCTGGGTAAGGGCATTGGCATCGGACAGGGCGCGGTCAGTGGTCGCGCGCGGGTGGCTCACACTGCCAGGGAAATCGGAAACTTCAATCATGGAGAAATTCTGGTGGTGCCTCGCACTAATGCTGATTTTGTTGATGTAATTCGCAAGGCATCTGGGATTATTACTGAGGATGAAAGTTTGGCTTCTCATGCGGCTGTGATTGGCTTACGCTTGGGTGTTCCGGTAATTGTGGGCGTGAAGAAGGCAACGGAAATCATTCGGGATGGAGCGATTCTGACGCTGGATATGCAACGAGGTTTGATTTACTCCGGTGCGATGGGAGTGAATTCTGCAAATTCGGTGCTGCCAGTTTAA
- a CDS encoding pentapeptide repeat-containing protein has protein sequence MTIAPEKAFACIDGAVHRPNWYINPAFVGLACAVATLVVGVLVNPAQAANSRHVERLLETNACPRCDLKNAKLDNAKLKGADLTDADLEGADLSSADLSGAKLEGAKMNGAKLVITNLEKANLREAKLGIMRSRNEDRKDSKQAKEFPADLRYANLKGADLYNAVLTKAQLSGAKLENANLNFANLVDADLLKANLSNANLAVANLVRANLAEAKLNIADLTGANLAAANLTGAELDNAKLGSANLSEAKLNQAYLGNADLNGAVLAEASLLGTLLPNANLQSANLTDANLSGANLSGASFNRANLTTAGLKNANLTNAKLAIANLSGADLSGANLNYAYLSEANLINANLSGTNLREANLRSANLTGASLVGANLVQCNLISAILKEANLSYTNFSTADLSGADLGDANLSYANLTEADFQGANLAEANLTGANWQEAKLKGVIGLNRYSPSETAAP, from the coding sequence ATGACTATAGCGCCAGAGAAAGCATTTGCTTGCATTGATGGGGCAGTTCATCGCCCTAACTGGTATATTAACCCCGCCTTCGTGGGTTTGGCTTGCGCGGTTGCAACTTTAGTCGTCGGAGTGTTGGTCAACCCAGCGCAAGCGGCCAATTCTCGACACGTAGAACGATTACTCGAAACAAACGCCTGTCCCAGATGCGACCTGAAGAATGCCAAGTTGGACAATGCCAAGCTAAAGGGTGCTGACTTGACGGATGCTGATTTGGAAGGGGCAGACTTAAGTAGTGCTGACCTGAGTGGTGCCAAGCTAGAAGGTGCCAAGATGAACGGTGCCAAGCTGGTTATTACCAACTTAGAGAAGGCAAACTTAAGGGAAGCAAAATTGGGGATAATGCGATCGCGTAATGAAGACCGCAAGGACTCTAAGCAAGCTAAGGAATTTCCTGCTGATTTGCGGTACGCCAATTTAAAGGGCGCTGACTTGTATAACGCTGTCCTAACCAAAGCTCAGTTGAGTGGTGCCAAGCTAGAGAATGCGAATCTGAATTTTGCTAATCTGGTTGATGCTGATTTGCTCAAGGCAAATTTAAGTAATGCTAATCTTGCGGTTGCCAATCTAGTAAGGGCAAACCTGGCAGAGGCAAAACTGAACATTGCTGACTTAACGGGTGCTAACCTGGCGGCTGCTAACCTGACGGGTGCCGAACTTGATAATGCCAAGCTGGGTAGTGCTAACCTGAGCGAAGCCAAGCTTAATCAGGCATACTTGGGCAATGCTGACCTGAATGGTGCTGTTTTGGCTGAGGCGTCTCTTCTTGGCACCTTGTTGCCGAATGCTAACTTGCAGAGTGCCAATCTTACCGATGCTAACTTGAGTGGTGCTAACTTGAGTGGTGCTAGTTTCAATCGTGCTAATCTGACTACGGCTGGGCTGAAAAATGCTAATCTGACAAATGCCAAGTTAGCGATCGCTAATCTAAGTGGTGCTGACTTGAGCGGTGCCAACCTCAATTATGCTTACCTGAGTGAAGCTAATCTGATTAATGCAAACTTGAGTGGCACAAACTTGCGCGAGGCAAATCTGCGTTCTGCTAATCTAACTGGTGCGTCTTTAGTTGGTGCAAATCTGGTTCAGTGCAATCTGATTAGTGCCATTTTGAAGGAGGCTAATCTGAGTTATACCAATTTCAGCACCGCAGATTTGAGCGGAGCTGATTTGGGAGATGCTAATCTAAGTTACGCTAACCTGACAGAAGCAGATTTTCAGGGGGCTAATCTAGCTGAGGCTAATCTCACAGGTGCCAACTGGCAGGAGGCTAAGCTGAAAGGTGTTATCGGCTTGAACAGATATTCGCCTTCCGAAACGGCAGCACCTTAA